The following DNA comes from Enterobacter sp. SA187.
TTAACCCCTTCGTGCAGTTTCTGCGTCCGCTGCCGAAAATCGCGCTGATCCCGCTGGCGGTGGTATGGCTCGGCATCGGTGAAAGCTCGAAATTCTTTCTGATTTTCATCGCCACCTTCCTCAGCGTGGTGGTGGGGGCCAGCGCGGCGGTGGAGCGCATTGGTCGCTCGCGCATTCGCGTGGCGCAGACCCTCGGCGCTTCCCGACAACAAATTTTCCTGCGCGTGGTGTTGCCGGACGCGCTGCCGGATCTGTTTACCACCGTCAGGCTGTCGATTGGCATTGGCTGGACGTCGCTGATCGCCGCCGAAATGGTCGCCGCCAGCTCTGGTCTGGGCTGGATGGTGATCAACGCCAGCTCTTACTTACGCACCGATATCGTCATGCTGGGCATCCTGCTGCTCGGCGGCATTGGCTATCTCCTTGATTTACTTATCCTCGGCCTGCAACGCGTGTTTGTGCCCTGGGCAGGAAAAGAATAATGACTATACAGATTGCGCTGGAGCAGGTGTCCCTGCAATTTGCGGCGAAACCGCATCCCTTTACCGTGCTGGAAGACGTCTCCCTGTCGCTTGCGAAGGGCGAATTTGTGGTGCTGTTGGGGCCGTCGGGCTGCGGCAAATCCACCATTCTTAATCTTGTGGCCGGCTTTACCCGGCCTGACCGCGGGCGGGTTCTGAGCGGCGGCGAGCCGGTACGCAAGCCCGGGCCTTCCCGCGGGATGATTTTCCAGCAGCCGAATCTGTTCCCCTGGCTGTCGGTGCTGGATAACGTCACCTTTGGCCCGCGCCTCGGCAGCCACCGCAAAGACGACGTGAACGCGAAGGCGCTGGACTGGCTGGCCCGCGTCGGGCTGAAAGGCTTTGAACATCACGCCCCCTGGCAGTTGTCGGG
Coding sequences within:
- a CDS encoding ABC transporter ATP-binding protein → MTIQIALEQVSLQFAAKPHPFTVLEDVSLSLAKGEFVVLLGPSGCGKSTILNLVAGFTRPDRGRVLSGGEPVRKPGPSRGMIFQQPNLFPWLSVLDNVTFGPRLGSHRKDDVNAKALDWLARVGLKGFEHHAPWQLSGGMKQRVALARAWLPEPEVLLLDEPFGALDAQTRLMMQELLRNAWLETDTTLLFVTHDVEEALFLADRILIMSAKPGKIVEEIVSPFGRERDIESLVEHPRYGEIKHHVLHRVRQEAKRHLS
- a CDS encoding ABC transporter permease, which produces MRVSQHIAISVLSVAIFFILWQVAATRQWVDPLLLPSLTDIGLTTEELLADGYRQVPLWQHIVVSLARALSAFAVAIVIGIPLGLLMGLSDGLAAVLNPFVQFLRPLPKIALIPLAVVWLGIGESSKFFLIFIATFLSVVVGASAAVERIGRSRIRVAQTLGASRQQIFLRVVLPDALPDLFTTVRLSIGIGWTSLIAAEMVAASSGLGWMVINASSYLRTDIVMLGILLLGGIGYLLDLLILGLQRVFVPWAGKE